A genomic window from Flavobacterium sp. I3-2 includes:
- a CDS encoding 5'-nucleotidase C-terminal domain-containing protein → MRNSKNKLLFLAGCLTITSSLTMTSCKSSSYKNTSIDAKNIEVTAEMGSDKNMEAFINPYRNHIDEDLNKVISFSPVAMDKSKGKWQTTIGNLFAEATLEEVNPIFKSRYGKDIDICMLNHGGIRSIISEGNVTTRTAFEVMPFENSAVVVELKGTQIQELVEYVIAEKKPHPLAGITITIDANNQIKNIKINHQDLDLNKTYYVVTNDYLALGGDNMKFFTKGEKFVMDYKLRNVLLAYFQKNNPLPVITTQRIIEE, encoded by the coding sequence ATGAGAAATTCGAAAAATAAACTGCTTTTTTTAGCAGGATGTTTAACAATCACTTCAAGTTTAACGATGACATCTTGCAAAAGTTCGTCATACAAAAATACATCAATTGACGCAAAAAACATTGAAGTTACTGCTGAAATGGGAAGCGATAAAAACATGGAAGCTTTTATCAATCCTTATAGAAATCATATTGATGAAGATTTAAACAAGGTCATTTCTTTTAGTCCGGTTGCAATGGATAAATCAAAAGGAAAATGGCAAACTACGATTGGAAACTTATTTGCAGAAGCTACTTTAGAAGAAGTAAATCCGATTTTTAAATCGAGATACGGTAAAGATATCGACATTTGTATGTTAAATCATGGTGGAATTCGTTCTATTATCTCAGAAGGAAACGTAACTACCAGAACCGCTTTTGAAGTAATGCCATTTGAAAATAGTGCGGTTGTTGTTGAATTAAAAGGTACACAAATTCAAGAGCTTGTGGAATATGTAATTGCAGAAAAAAAACCACATCCATTAGCTGGAATTACGATTACAATCGATGCTAATAATCAAATCAAAAATATAAAAATCAACCATCAAGATTTAGATTTAAACAAAACCTATTACGTGGTTACCAACGATTATTTAGCTTTAGGTGGGGATAATATGAAGTTTTTTACCAAAGGAGAAAAATTTGTGATGGATTATAAACTTAGAAATGTTTTACTAGCTTATTTTCAAAAAAACAATCCATTACCTGTAATTACTACGCAACGCATAATTGAAGAATAA
- a CDS encoding bifunctional metallophosphatase/5'-nucleotidase: MKRRDFIQKTAVSSAILTLGGLSLSSFSGKKTKRITILHTNDTHSHIDPFPSDHSKYPNMGGAARRASYVTKIRKENPNTLLLDAGDMFQGTPYFNYYGGELEFKIMNMMKYDAATLGNHEFDNGLEGLAAQIPVAEFDIINSNYDFSNTIMNGLTKHYKVFEKDGIKIGVFGLGVKLEGLVNKKEYGETKFLNPIETARKMTKILKEEEKCDLVICLSHLGYDYDKNIYPDMIGDLDLAAQTQDIDLIIGGHTHTFLDKPTVVKNVIDEDVIVNQAGCFGLRMGQIDFFFEDSKLVSNSVRNINI, translated from the coding sequence ATGAAAAGAAGAGATTTTATACAAAAAACAGCCGTAAGTTCAGCAATTCTAACTTTAGGAGGCTTATCGTTATCTAGCTTTTCAGGTAAAAAAACAAAACGAATCACTATTCTTCACACCAACGACACACACAGTCATATTGACCCATTTCCGTCAGACCATTCAAAATATCCAAATATGGGTGGCGCAGCACGTAGAGCATCTTATGTGACAAAAATTCGTAAAGAAAATCCAAATACATTACTTTTAGATGCAGGTGATATGTTTCAAGGAACTCCGTATTTTAATTATTATGGTGGCGAATTGGAATTTAAAATCATGAATATGATGAAATACGACGCTGCTACTTTAGGAAATCATGAATTTGATAACGGTTTAGAAGGTTTAGCAGCTCAAATTCCTGTTGCTGAATTTGACATCATCAATTCGAATTATGATTTTTCGAATACCATCATGAACGGACTTACAAAACATTACAAAGTATTTGAAAAAGACGGAATTAAAATTGGTGTTTTTGGATTGGGAGTTAAACTTGAAGGTTTAGTTAATAAAAAAGAATACGGTGAAACTAAATTTTTAAATCCTATTGAAACAGCTCGCAAAATGACCAAAATTTTAAAAGAAGAAGAAAAATGTGATTTGGTAATTTGTCTTTCTCATTTAGGATATGATTACGATAAAAACATCTATCCGGATATGATTGGCGATTTAGATTTAGCTGCCCAAACTCAAGATATCGATTTGATTATTGGCGGACACACACATACTTTTTTAGATAAACCTACCGTTGTTAAAAATGTAATTGACGAAGATGTTATTGTAAATCAAGCTGGTTGTTTTGGCTTACGCATGGGGCAAATAGATTTCTTTTTTGAAGACAGCAAATTGGTTTCCAATTCGGTTAGAAACATCAATATATAA
- the dapA gene encoding 4-hydroxy-tetrahydrodipicolinate synthase, producing MQAFVGTGVALVTPFKKDLTVDVEALKRIVEFNIEGKVEYLVVLGTTAEAATLNEVEKQLVKQTIVEANNGRLPLVLGIGGNNTMEVVHQLKTENLTGFSAILSVSPYYNKPTQEGIYQHFKMVAENAPLPVIIYNVPGRTGSNMSAKTTLRLAHDFKNIIAIKEAAGDIVQAMEIIKHKPKDFLVISGDDMVTLPMVLAGGAGVISVIGEGFPREFSEMVRLGLDRKVDEAYKIHYALAPAIDMIFEQGNPGGIKEVFKAKGLSENTLRLPLVNVNEDLAGRIDSFVKNFVIS from the coding sequence ATGCAGGCATTTGTAGGTACTGGAGTTGCATTGGTTACTCCATTTAAAAAAGATTTAACAGTTGATGTTGAAGCTTTAAAAAGAATTGTTGAGTTTAATATTGAAGGAAAAGTAGAATATTTAGTTGTTTTAGGAACAACGGCAGAAGCAGCTACTTTAAATGAAGTTGAAAAACAATTGGTTAAACAAACGATTGTTGAAGCAAATAATGGACGTTTACCTTTGGTTTTAGGAATTGGTGGTAATAATACAATGGAAGTTGTTCATCAATTAAAGACGGAAAATTTAACTGGTTTTTCTGCAATCTTATCTGTTTCTCCATATTACAATAAACCAACTCAAGAAGGAATTTATCAGCATTTTAAAATGGTTGCAGAAAACGCACCGCTCCCTGTAATCATTTATAATGTTCCTGGTCGTACAGGTAGTAATATGTCGGCAAAAACTACTTTACGTTTAGCTCACGATTTTAAAAATATTATTGCAATTAAAGAAGCAGCTGGCGATATTGTGCAAGCAATGGAAATAATCAAACATAAACCTAAAGATTTCTTAGTAATTTCTGGAGATGATATGGTTACTTTACCGATGGTTTTAGCTGGTGGAGCAGGTGTTATTTCTGTAATCGGTGAAGGTTTTCCTCGCGAATTCTCAGAAATGGTTCGTTTAGGATTAGATAGAAAAGTGGATGAAGCTTATAAAATTCATTATGCATTAGCACCTGCTATTGATATGATTTTTGAGCAAGGTAATCCAGGTGGTATTAAAGAAGTTTTTAAAGCAAAAGGTTTGTCAGAAAACACGTTGAGATTACCATTAGTAAATGTTAACGAAGATTTAGCAGGTAGAATTGATTCATTTGTGAAGAATTTCGTAATTTCGTAA